The following coding sequences are from one Clostridioides difficile ATCC 9689 = DSM 1296 window:
- the recA gene encoding recombinase RecA — protein MSVDQEKLKALNEALGKIEKDFGKGSVMKLGEATSMSIDVISTGAIGLDIAIGIGGLPRGRIVEVYGPESSGKTTVALSCVASAQKDGGIAAFIDAEHALDPVYAKALGVDVDNLIISQPDTGEQALEIAEALIRSGAIDIIVIDSVAALVPKAEIDGDMGDSHVGLQARLMSQALRKLTGSIKKSNCVAIFINQLREKVGIMFGNPETTTGGRALKFYSSVRLDVRKIDTIKQGDKVIGSRTRVKVVKNKVAPPFKQAEFDIMYGEGISKIGDLLDIAADVDIVKKSGSWYSYNDTKLGQGRENVKKFLEDNLDLTTEIDEKVRAFYNLNEEHEESGTSVSKEIVEE, from the coding sequence ATGAGTGTAGATCAAGAAAAATTAAAAGCGTTGAATGAAGCTTTAGGTAAAATTGAAAAAGATTTTGGTAAAGGTTCAGTAATGAAATTGGGAGAAGCAACATCTATGTCTATAGATGTTATATCAACAGGAGCGATTGGTTTAGACATAGCTATTGGTATAGGAGGTCTACCTAGAGGGAGAATAGTTGAAGTATATGGTCCAGAATCTTCTGGTAAGACTACTGTTGCGCTTAGTTGTGTAGCATCAGCTCAAAAAGATGGAGGAATAGCTGCATTTATAGATGCAGAACATGCACTTGACCCAGTATATGCAAAAGCTTTGGGTGTGGATGTTGATAACCTAATAATATCTCAACCAGATACAGGTGAACAGGCTTTAGAGATAGCAGAGGCATTGATAAGAAGTGGAGCGATAGATATAATAGTAATAGACTCAGTAGCAGCATTAGTTCCAAAGGCTGAAATAGATGGAGATATGGGTGATTCTCATGTAGGTTTACAAGCTAGACTTATGTCACAAGCACTTAGAAAGTTAACTGGTTCAATTAAAAAATCAAATTGTGTTGCTATATTTATAAACCAGTTAAGAGAGAAAGTAGGAATAATGTTTGGAAACCCAGAAACTACTACTGGAGGACGTGCACTAAAATTCTATTCATCAGTTAGATTGGATGTTAGAAAAATAGATACAATAAAACAAGGTGATAAAGTTATAGGTAGTAGAACTAGAGTTAAAGTTGTTAAAAACAAAGTAGCACCACCATTTAAGCAAGCTGAATTTGATATAATGTATGGAGAAGGGATTTCAAAAATTGGAGACCTTTTAGATATAGCTGCTGATGTAGATATAGTTAAAAAATCAGGTTCATGGTATAGTTACAATGATACTAAACTTGGACAAGGAAGAGAAAATGTTAAAAAATTCTTGGAAGATAATTTAGATTTAACTACTGAAATAGATGAGAAAGTTAGAGCATTTTACAATTTAAATGAAGAACATGAAGAATCAGGTACTTCAGTATCAAAAGAAATTGTAGAAGAATAA
- the rny gene encoding ribonuclease Y, with amino-acid sequence MDVIDSVVMIVIGAAVGIIAGYFVRKNISEAKIGQAENLAKEIIDKAHHDSETVQKEKLLEAKEEIHKWRTEAERENRERRTEVQKYEKRVVQKEEVLDRKLQNLESKEVNLSEKLKVVEKKEEEVEVIKTQQLEKLESISGITSDKAKEIILTNAERDVRREMSIMIKEIESQAKEEADKKSREIIGYAIQKCAADHVAETTVTVVSLPNDEMKGRIIGREGRNIRTLETLTGIDLIIDDTPEAVILSGFDPIRREIARIALEKLIADGRIHPARIEEMVEKARKEVDNIIKEYGEQAAFETSVHGIHPELIRLLGRLNYRTSYGQNVLKHSIEVAHIAGIMAAEIGADIRLAKRAGLLHDIGKAVDHEMEGTHVEIGMDLLRRYKESKEVIHAMSTHHGDYEPQTVEAVLVTAADAISAARPGARRETLEAYIKRLEKLEEIANSYEGVEKSFAIQAGREIRIMVKPEAINDEEIHLLARDMTKKIEDELEYPGQIKVSIIRETRAIEYAK; translated from the coding sequence GTGGATGTCATAGATAGTGTAGTAATGATTGTAATAGGTGCAGCTGTTGGTATTATAGCTGGATATTTTGTTAGAAAAAATATATCTGAAGCAAAAATTGGACAAGCTGAAAACTTGGCCAAAGAAATAATAGATAAAGCACACCACGACTCAGAAACAGTACAAAAAGAAAAATTACTAGAAGCTAAAGAAGAGATCCATAAGTGGAGAACAGAAGCTGAAAGAGAAAACAGAGAAAGAAGAACAGAAGTACAAAAGTATGAAAAAAGAGTAGTACAAAAAGAAGAAGTCTTAGATAGAAAATTACAAAATTTAGAATCTAAAGAAGTAAACCTAAGTGAAAAATTAAAGGTAGTGGAAAAGAAAGAAGAAGAAGTTGAAGTAATAAAAACTCAACAGTTAGAAAAATTAGAAAGTATATCAGGAATTACTTCTGATAAGGCCAAAGAAATCATCTTAACCAATGCGGAGAGAGATGTAAGACGTGAAATGTCTATAATGATAAAAGAGATAGAAAGTCAAGCTAAAGAAGAAGCTGATAAGAAATCAAGAGAAATTATAGGATATGCAATTCAAAAATGTGCAGCAGATCACGTAGCCGAAACTACTGTAACAGTAGTAAGCTTGCCTAATGATGAAATGAAAGGTAGAATAATAGGTAGGGAAGGTAGAAATATAAGGACTTTAGAAACCTTAACAGGTATAGACCTTATAATAGATGACACTCCAGAAGCCGTAATTTTATCAGGATTTGATCCAATAAGAAGAGAAATTGCAAGAATTGCTCTAGAAAAATTAATAGCAGATGGAAGAATACATCCAGCTAGAATTGAAGAAATGGTTGAAAAGGCGAGAAAAGAAGTTGACAATATTATAAAAGAATATGGTGAACAAGCTGCATTTGAAACTAGTGTACATGGGATTCATCCGGAATTAATAAGATTATTAGGTAGACTTAACTATAGAACTAGTTATGGACAAAATGTACTTAAACATTCTATAGAAGTTGCTCATATAGCTGGTATAATGGCTGCTGAAATAGGAGCAGATATTAGATTGGCTAAGAGGGCAGGTTTATTACATGATATAGGTAAGGCTGTAGACCATGAAATGGAAGGTACACATGTTGAAATAGGTATGGATTTACTTAGACGTTATAAAGAGTCTAAAGAAGTTATACATGCCATGAGTACTCATCATGGAGATTACGAGCCTCAAACAGTAGAGGCTGTATTAGTTACAGCAGCAGATGCAATATCAGCTGCTAGACCTGGTGCGAGAAGAGAAACTTTAGAAGCATATATAAAGAGACTTGAAAAATTAGAAGAAATAGCTAATTCATATGAAGGTGTAGAAAAATCATTTGCTATACAAGCTGGTAGAGAAATAAGAATAATGGTAAAACCAGAAGCTATAAATGATGAAGAAATACATCTATTGGCTAGAGATATGACTAAGAAAATAGAGGATGAACTTGAATATCCTGGACAAATAAAAGTGAGCATAATAAGAGAAACAAGAGCTATAGAATATGCAAAGTAA
- a CDS encoding undecaprenyl-diphosphate phosphatase, translating into METFSLLEIFKAVILGIVQGITEWLPVSSTGHMILVDEFIKLNFSNTFISTFLVVIQFGSILAVLVIFFRKLNPFDSAKNIKQKKETVRLWLKVIIAVIPSGVIGILFEDDIDRLFFNSTVVAIALIVYGIIMIGLEKRNKKPKYKDFSQVTYKLALCIGLFQCLALIPGTSRSGSTIIGAVLLGTSRYVAAEFSFFLAIPTMLGASALKLLKAGFGFTGFEWLILGVGSVVAFVVSIVVIKFFMDYIKKHDFKVFGYYRIVLGIVVLAYFFLL; encoded by the coding sequence TTGGAAACATTTAGTTTGCTTGAAATTTTTAAGGCAGTCATTTTGGGCATAGTTCAGGGAATAACAGAATGGCTACCAGTAAGTAGTACAGGGCATATGATATTAGTTGATGAGTTTATAAAATTGAATTTTTCAAATACATTTATAAGTACATTTTTAGTTGTAATTCAATTTGGTTCAATATTAGCTGTACTTGTTATATTTTTTAGAAAATTAAATCCTTTTGATAGCGCAAAGAATATTAAGCAGAAAAAAGAAACAGTCCGTTTATGGCTTAAGGTTATAATTGCAGTTATACCATCTGGAGTTATTGGAATACTGTTTGAAGATGATATAGATAGATTATTCTTTAATTCAACAGTAGTTGCTATTGCTCTTATTGTATATGGTATAATAATGATAGGGCTTGAAAAGAGAAATAAAAAACCTAAGTATAAAGATTTTTCTCAAGTTACATATAAATTAGCTCTTTGTATAGGATTATTCCAGTGTCTAGCTCTTATACCAGGTACATCTAGGTCTGGTTCTACTATAATAGGTGCAGTATTACTTGGTACTTCTAGATATGTAGCAGCAGAGTTTTCATTCTTCTTAGCCATCCCTACAATGCTTGGAGCTAGTGCATTAAAACTTCTAAAAGCTGGATTTGGATTTACTGGATTTGAATGGCTTATTTTAGGTGTTGGTTCTGTAGTAGCATTTGTTGTTTCAATTGTAGTTATTAAATTTTTTATGGACTATATCAAAAAACATGACTTCAAAGTATTTGGTTATTATAGAATAGTCTTGGGTATAGTGGTTCTTGCTTATTTCTTTCTATTATAA
- the lepB gene encoding signal peptidase I, with amino-acid sequence MSVKKEIFDWIKSIAMAIVLAFVILQFIRPSIVSGESMYPTLDDKDYLILNRISYKVGKPEKGDIVVFKTNLVDGETGKKKDLIKRVIATEGDRIKISNSKVYVNGKLLNEPYIHNNYTSGDIDTVVPKGKLFAMGDNRENSNDSRFPDVGMVDENEVLGKVMVRLLPLDNIGKVD; translated from the coding sequence ATGAGTGTTAAAAAAGAAATATTTGATTGGATTAAGTCAATAGCTATGGCTATTGTACTTGCATTTGTAATTCTACAATTTATAAGACCTTCTATTGTAAGTGGAGAATCAATGTATCCTACTTTAGATGATAAAGATTATCTGATTTTAAATAGGATATCATACAAGGTTGGTAAACCTGAAAAAGGCGATATTGTAGTTTTTAAAACCAATTTAGTTGATGGAGAAACAGGAAAGAAAAAAGACTTAATAAAAAGAGTTATAGCTACTGAAGGTGACAGAATAAAAATATCAAATTCTAAAGTGTATGTAAATGGAAAATTATTAAATGAACCATATATACACAATAACTATACTTCTGGAGATATAGATACTGTTGTTCCAAAAGGTAAACTATTTGCAATGGGAGATAATAGAGAAAATAGTAATGATAGTAGATTCCCTGATGTAGGTATGGTTGATGAAAATGAAGTTCTTGGTAAGGTTATGGTGAGACTATTACCTCTTGATAATATTGGGAAAGTAGACTAA
- a CDS encoding UvrD-helicase domain-containing protein: MSQYININSQLDALKLKEFEKIFYENINEDVKVVPKVTPFKGINTDLLYVKDGRILFIKFMDTTEDIFFILEEELLEVMNEEYELLKLKMGQKNRNISYNYVYIMPYVEVEETYEFEEFVNNNIIDKNKLQDIMNKGSLEEYLNDENDEINLNLFLLDICSEYYIINDKLHLNEKFKKISFYNDDYKYTATMMEDVQIKDVVSIKYGNTLIEGGSGIGKTAIMLSRAIKLAKVYPHHKLVIFTHTKQLCNELRERIELLYKDNNNLEVHTFSSFIFKLAKKFNLIVDYNMLKNDYEKTFNNLVKQAQNIIKNKNMFKAIFIDEAESFLEYEIDFIREFLYKTKFIFNVCSCNSLNISNRLNIFKKLYNGIEFDDKIILSKNYRQAKEIVDFTNKFSNNSNSYINELRPNTEFSTFFYTKALRGGNKSVDIIKVSDLDDQISSVIWEIEYLISKKGLDYSEVAIVYPYNKKKLKSGKTIYFQYMLKKALEEAKIPYICAEDNLTNISKKVGTTIANIYAIKNLEYKAVIVCELEMLYNQTINDIEQDYQVNDFVGDLNKVYLAMSRATDYLSIVTTFNEEASDIIRLITESKDI; this comes from the coding sequence GTGAGCCAATACATAAATATAAATTCTCAGTTAGACGCCCTAAAATTGAAGGAGTTCGAGAAAATATTTTACGAAAATATCAATGAGGACGTTAAAGTAGTGCCAAAAGTTACTCCTTTTAAAGGAATAAATACCGATTTGTTGTATGTTAAAGATGGAAGAATTTTATTTATAAAATTTATGGATACAACAGAAGATATATTTTTTATTTTAGAAGAAGAGTTACTTGAAGTTATGAATGAGGAATATGAACTTTTGAAACTAAAAATGGGACAAAAGAATAGAAATATAAGTTATAACTACGTTTACATTATGCCATACGTTGAAGTTGAGGAAACATATGAATTTGAAGAATTTGTTAATAATAATATAATAGATAAAAATAAGCTTCAAGATATAATGAATAAGGGTTCGCTGGAGGAATATCTTAATGATGAGAATGATGAAATAAACTTAAATTTATTTTTACTAGATATATGTTCAGAATACTATATAATAAATGATAAACTTCATCTAAATGAAAAATTTAAAAAAATTTCATTCTACAATGATGACTATAAGTATACAGCAACTATGATGGAAGACGTTCAAATTAAAGATGTTGTTTCTATTAAATATGGGAATACACTTATTGAAGGTGGTTCTGGTATAGGCAAAACAGCAATTATGCTTTCTAGGGCTATAAAATTAGCAAAAGTATATCCACATCATAAATTAGTCATATTTACACATACAAAACAATTGTGCAATGAGCTTCGAGAAAGGATAGAGTTATTATACAAAGATAATAACAATTTAGAAGTTCACACATTTAGTTCTTTTATATTTAAACTAGCTAAAAAATTCAATTTAATTGTAGATTATAATATGTTAAAAAATGATTACGAAAAGACCTTTAATAATCTTGTAAAACAAGCACAGAACATTATAAAAAATAAAAATATGTTCAAGGCTATTTTTATTGATGAAGCAGAAAGCTTTTTAGAGTATGAAATAGATTTTATAAGGGAGTTTTTATATAAAACAAAATTCATATTTAATGTATGTTCTTGTAACTCCTTGAATATCTCTAATAGATTGAATATATTTAAAAAATTATATAATGGTATAGAATTTGATGATAAGATTATCTTAAGTAAAAATTATAGACAAGCTAAAGAGATTGTAGATTTTACAAATAAATTTTCAAATAATTCTAACTCATATATAAACGAATTAAGACCAAATACAGAATTTAGTACTTTCTTTTATACTAAAGCACTTAGAGGTGGAAATAAGTCTGTTGATATAATAAAAGTAAGTGACCTTGATGACCAAATAAGTTCTGTAATCTGGGAAATTGAGTATTTAATAAGTAAAAAAGGTCTTGATTATTCTGAAGTTGCTATCGTTTACCCTTACAATAAGAAGAAATTAAAAAGTGGAAAAACCATTTACTTTCAATATATGTTAAAAAAAGCATTGGAAGAGGCAAAAATTCCTTATATATGTGCAGAAGATAATTTGACAAATATAAGTAAGAAGGTAGGAACTACAATAGCAAATATATATGCAATAAAGAATTTAGAGTATAAAGCGGTAATAGTATGTGAATTAGAGATGTTATATAATCAAACTATAAATGATATTGAACAAGATTATCAAGTAAATGACTTTGTAGGAGATTTAAATAAGGTTTATTTAGCTATGAGTAGAGCAACAGACTACCTAAGTATAGTAACAACTTTTAATGAAGAAGCAAGTGATATAATAAGACTTATTACAGAATCAAAAGATATTTAG
- the pgsA gene encoding CDP-diacylglycerol--glycerol-3-phosphate 3-phosphatidyltransferase — translation MNLPNKLTLFRIFLIPVFVLIMLLNVPNKFLIACIIFIIASITDALDGKIARKYNLVTDFGKFMDPLADKLLVISALTCMIEDHLVSSWMVIIIVARELTVSILRAIAAADGKVIAAGNSGKLKTITQMVSIVFLLLGAQFENVLILNIGEILILIATLLTLYSGWEYLYKNKELFMSSK, via the coding sequence ATGAACTTGCCTAACAAGTTAACTTTGTTTAGAATATTTTTAATACCAGTATTTGTTTTAATTATGTTGCTCAATGTACCAAATAAATTTTTAATAGCTTGTATTATTTTTATAATAGCTTCAATTACTGATGCTTTAGATGGAAAAATAGCTAGAAAATACAATCTAGTCACTGACTTTGGAAAATTTATGGACCCATTAGCAGATAAGTTATTGGTTATTTCAGCACTTACATGTATGATAGAAGACCATCTTGTAAGTAGTTGGATGGTAATTATAATAGTGGCTAGAGAGCTTACAGTTAGCATATTAAGAGCTATAGCTGCTGCTGATGGAAAAGTAATTGCTGCTGGAAACAGTGGAAAACTTAAAACGATAACTCAAATGGTATCTATAGTGTTTTTATTGTTAGGTGCTCAGTTTGAAAATGTATTGATATTAAATATTGGTGAAATTCTCATTCTTATAGCTACACTACTTACATTATATTCTGGATGGGAATATCTATATAAAAATAAAGAGCTTTTTATGTCTTCTAAGTAA
- the rimO gene encoding 30S ribosomal protein S12 methylthiotransferase RimO translates to MLKIALESLGCSKNLVDAEIMMGILNNKGYKLIGDFEEADVIIVNTCGFIESAKQESIDTIINFAELKKTGNLKLLIVTGCLAQRYSEELKTEIPEIDAIVGTGSYQNIDKILKELSEMHQIVSLNDIEFVFNEDLPRYISTPSYMAYLKIGEGCSNNCTYCIIPKLRGKYRSRKFEDIIKEAKKLAESGVKELVVIAQDTTKYGFDLYGKERLSELLEELAKIDGFKWIRVMYSYPESITEELIQVIKKYDNICSYFDMPIQHASNNILKLMNRKTTKEDILNKINLIRSNIPDAILRTTIIVGFPGETEDDFKQLVDFVEEVKFDRLGAFAYSREEDTPADRLPNHIDEEVKIQRRDTLMMIQQKISEELNDKKIGKTYEVLIEEQIEDNVYTGRTQGDAEEIDSIVYVKSVDNLEVGEFVSVQINDAMEYDLMGDVLYELA, encoded by the coding sequence ATGTTAAAAATAGCATTGGAATCATTAGGATGCTCAAAAAATTTAGTAGATGCAGAAATAATGATGGGAATTTTAAATAACAAAGGCTATAAATTAATTGGAGATTTTGAAGAAGCTGATGTAATTATAGTAAATACATGTGGGTTTATAGAGTCAGCTAAACAAGAATCTATAGATACGATAATAAACTTTGCAGAGTTAAAAAAAACTGGCAATTTAAAGTTGTTGATAGTAACAGGGTGTCTAGCCCAAAGATATTCTGAAGAATTAAAAACTGAAATTCCTGAAATAGATGCTATAGTAGGAACAGGAAGCTATCAAAATATAGATAAAATACTTAAAGAATTAAGTGAAATGCATCAAATTGTAAGCCTTAATGATATAGAGTTTGTATTTAATGAAGATTTACCAAGATATATATCTACACCTAGCTATATGGCCTATTTAAAAATTGGAGAAGGATGCTCCAATAATTGTACTTATTGTATAATACCAAAACTAAGAGGTAAATATAGAAGTAGAAAATTTGAAGATATAATTAAAGAAGCTAAGAAATTAGCTGAATCTGGAGTAAAAGAACTTGTGGTTATAGCACAGGATACGACAAAGTATGGTTTTGATTTATATGGAAAAGAAAGATTATCAGAACTTTTAGAAGAACTTGCAAAAATAGATGGATTTAAGTGGATAAGGGTTATGTATTCATATCCAGAATCTATAACAGAAGAATTGATACAAGTTATAAAGAAATATGATAATATATGTAGTTACTTTGATATGCCAATACAGCATGCAAGTAACAATATTTTAAAATTAATGAATAGAAAAACTACTAAAGAAGATATATTAAATAAAATCAATCTGATAAGAAGTAATATACCAGATGCTATACTTAGAACTACAATAATAGTAGGGTTTCCTGGTGAAACAGAAGATGACTTCAAACAACTTGTGGACTTTGTTGAAGAGGTTAAATTTGATAGACTTGGTGCATTTGCATATTCAAGAGAAGAAGATACACCAGCAGATAGATTACCAAACCATATAGATGAAGAAGTAAAAATACAAAGAAGAGATACTTTAATGATGATTCAACAAAAAATATCTGAAGAACTTAATGACAAAAAGATAGGAAAAACTTATGAGGTGTTAATAGAAGAACAGATAGAAGATAATGTATATACAGGAAGAACACAAGGTGATGCAGAAGAAATTGACAGTATAGTGTATGTAAAAAGTGTAGACAATCTTGAAGTAGGAGAATTTGTAAGTGTTCAAATAAATGATGCAATGGAATACGATTTAATGGGAGATGTTTTATATGAACTTGCCTAA